Proteins from one Anopheles nili chromosome 2, idAnoNiliSN_F5_01, whole genome shotgun sequence genomic window:
- the LOC128720313 gene encoding survival motor neuron protein — METMSTSGRKSLTPNPAADGQMDPVSIPIGNTNGREDIWDDSIIIKKYDASLALIKEEVAKRLAMNTNRKTLAESAGCSTAKSRKDQKKDSESTGGEATVGSLEQEEKGTMEISEQDRPTGAFELNDYVRATYDDGVDYEAKIIGFGDHGDCLIRYVGYNNEQFVLVEELLPSWGRKARRQQRVEAAEVAEAAEGEATAADSQMDISDDERFMRQASKKKINFGTSFGRTNVGAGSGGMSGRAGMMGPNLSTAYMVPPPPPMPPMLESADDVESENLSAMLMSWYMSGYYTGLYHGQRMSQQQQQHTLQQNSATQRSNAQQQKRARQS; from the exons ATGGAAACGATGAGCACTAGCGGTCGAAAGTCG CTTACTCCGAATCCGGCAGCAGATGGGCAAATGGACCCCGTATCCATACCAATCGGCAACACGAATGGGCGGGAGGATATATGGGACGATAGTATTATCATAAAAAAGTATGACGCCTCGCTCGCACTGATCAAGGAAGAGGTTGCGAAGCGTCTCGCCATGAACACAAACCGGAAGACGCTCGCAGAATCAGCCGGATGCAGCACTGCCAAAAGCCGCAAGGATCAGAAAAAAGACAGCGAATCAACCGGTGGAGAGGCGACAGTCGGTTCGCTGGAGCAGGAGGAAAAAGGCACCATGGAGATATCGGAACAGGACAGACCAACGGGTGCGTTCGAGCTAAACGACTACGTGCGAGCGACGTACGATGACGGTGTCGATTATGAGGCCAAAATTATCGGCTTTGGTGACCACGGTGACTGCCTGATCCGGTATGTGGGCTACAACAACGAGCAGTTCGTGCTGGTGGAGGAGCTTTTACCCTCGTGGGGTCGCAAAGCCCGCCGACAACAGCGGGTCGAGGCGGCCGAAGTAGCGGAAGCTGCGGAAGGCGAAGCAACTGCCGCTGACTCACAGATGGACATCAGCGATGACGAGCGGTTCATGCGGCAAGCGAGCAAGAAGAAGATCAACTTTGGCACAAGCTTTGGGCGGACGAACGTCGGTGCGGGGTCTGGAGGCATGAGCGGGCGAGCGGGCATGATGGGTCCGAATCTGTCCACCGCGTACATGGTTCCACCGCCTCCGCCGATGCCACCGATGCTGGAGTCCGCGGATGATGTCGAGTCCGAGAATCTCTCCGCCATGCTGATGTCCTGGTACATGAGCGGATACTACACGGGTCTCTACCACGGGCAGCGGATgtcccagcaacagcagcagcacacactACAACAGAACAGCGCGACACAACGCAGCAACGCGCAACAACAGAAGCGAGCTCGGCAGTCGTAA
- the LOC128722963 gene encoding putative serine protease K12H4.7, with the protein MPVSNIVAQVRNANITEEYFTTEVDHFNVQNGATWSNRYLATMDYFEFGGPLIVFLTGNVPLEPALIDESTLVNEMARELGGAVFALETRFYGASLPVADLSVDNLRLLNTEQILADVADFVVHLRRTVIGNPFAHVLVVGTGLGGGLAVWFRIRYPHLADAAWSSSGSLVAVYDFQDFSYGWAESAIEIGGQECYNRIFIAFHVAQNLIDVGLERLMYEKFNICEPIDATDRLQVAYFFSVLMTSIELYTLRNGRVGDFAAVCADITDDSFQTSLDALANWFNKRFEEDNGCIVVDFDQMVESFNATSPSDEINESGARQFLYQQCTEYGWFFTTDSDLQPFGERVQMELYYETCRRVFGDWITLERIFQGTERTNARFGGATPNVMQVHFTNGAFDPWRYASILGDLNAYALADVIPGELGRADLRATSKENDSLELLQVKRRLKELFESYLFPFNPRKNA; encoded by the exons ATGCCGGTATCGAACATTGTTGCGCAGG TTCGCAACGCGAACATCACTGAGGAGTACTTCACCACGGAAGTGGACCATTTCAACGTTCAAAATGGCGCAACATGGAGCAACCGGTACCTGGCAACAATGGATTACTTCGAATTTGGAGGACCTCTGATCGTTTTCCTCACCGGTAACGTGCCCTTGGAGCCGGCATTAATCGACGAAAGCACTCTTGTCAACGAGATGGCCCGTGAGCTCGGTGGCGCAGTGTTCGCGCTGGAAACACGCTTTTACGGCGCAAGTCTACCGGTGGC AGATCTTAGTGTGGACAATCTAAGGCTACTAAACACTGAACAGATCCTAGCGGATGTGGCGGACTTCGTGGTGCATTTGCGGCGTACCGTGATCGGTAATCCGTTCGCGCACGTGTTGGTTGTTGGCACCGGTCTTGGAGGAGGTCTTGCCGTGTGGTTCCGCATACGATACCCACACCTGGCGGATGCGGCTTGGTCTTCGAGCGGGAGTCTAGTGGCGGTGTACGACTTTCAGGACTTCTCGTACGGATGGGCGGAATCAGCGATCGAGATCGGCGGTCAGGAGTGCTACAATCGTATCTTTATTGCGTTCCACGTCGCCCAGAATCTGATCGATGTCGGACTTGAGCGATTGATGTACGAGAAGTTCAACATTTGTGAGCCAATTGACGCGACCGATCGCTTGCAGGTGGCGTACTTCTTCAGCGTACTGATGACATCGATCGAGCTGTACACACTGCGGAATGGAAG AGTCGGTGACTTTGCGGCCGTTTGTGCGGATATTACGGACGACAGCTTCCAAACATCTCTGGACGCACTGGCGAATTGGTTCAACAAGCGGTTCGAGGAGGATAACGGCTGCATCGTGGTGGACTTCGATCAGATGGTGGAGTCCTTCAACGCGACGTCACCATCGGACGAAATCAACGAGTCTGGCGCGCGTCAGTTCCTCTACCAACAGTGCACAGAGTATGGGTGGTTCTTCACCACAGACTCCGATCTGCAGCCGTTTGGAGAACGCGTCCAGATGGAGTTGTACTACGAGACGTGCCGGCGCGTGTTTGGGGACTGGATCACACTGGAGCGCATCTTCCAGGGAACGGAGAGGACAAACGCAAGGTTTGGCGGAGCTACACCCAATGTTATGCAGGTGCACTTCACTAACGGTGCGTTCGATCCATGGCGTTATGCCAGCATTCTGGGTGATTTGAATGCGTACGCGCTGGCGGATGTGATTCCAGGAGAACTGGGTCGTGCAGATCTTAGGGCCACCTCGAAAGAGAACGACTCGCTTGAGCTGCTTCAGGTGAAGCGACGTCTGAAGGAGCTCTTCGAGAGCTATCTGTTCCCATTCAACCCGCGAAAGAATGCATAA
- the LOC128722953 gene encoding putative serine protease K12H4.7: protein MRGFPVALLALACVAVGASSSSQRFVREAWFETRVDHFNPRNQDTFGMRFYVNDEHAYARGPIFIVVGAAGPVQTRWITEGLFYDTAYLEGAYLFANEHRYFGYSLPVEDASTENLDFLNVDQALADLAEWITYLRNTFVGNPTAKVILMGTAYGGALATWFRQKYPHLVNGVWISSGAIEADFAFTRYNEALGESIRQYGSDECYSTIWSGFRVAQNMANVGLTDVLSREFHLCEPLDPENELDTHAFLLGLREDIEFEMLHLRNINSIREMCEELVQERPSSLNALIDWFAREHQYEQCVHMNFDSFMEPYLETDFNTENLQSGHRQRLFLQCTVEGLFPTTSQSEEQPFGNLVGTQFFAEVCQRAFGSWLTEDLIERQLRSTNARFGGLEPAIERAHFTNGGVDPYRVGSPLEDLNVKAPATVIPGTFVSPDLDSIDYEYDSPELIAAKERTRTLIDTWIFEDFEPIAV from the exons ATGAGAGGTTTTCCAGTGGCCTTGCTGGCCCTTGCGTGTGTTGCAGTTGGTGCATCTTCTTCCAGCCAGCGGTTCGTTCGTGAGGCGTGGTTCGAAACACGCGTCGATCACTTCAATCCACGCAATCAGGACACGTTTGGGATGCGTTTTTATGTCAACGATGAGCACGCGTACGCTCGAGGTCCAATCTTTATCGTGGTAGGTGCCGCCGGACCCGTCCAGACGCGTTGGATCACGGAAGGACTGTTCTACGACACCGCATATCTTGAGGGTGCTTATCTCTTCGCGAATGAACACCGTTACTTCGGTTACAGTCTGCCGGTGGA AGACGCTTCTACCGAAAATCTGGACTTCCTGAATGTCGATCAGGCATTGGCGGATTTGGCCGAATGGATCACTTACCTCCGTAACACCTTCGTGGGTAATCCAACCGCGAAAGTCATCCTGATGGGCACGGCATACGGTGGAGCCCTTGCTACCTGGTTCCGCCAGAAGTACCCACATCTAGTCAACGGAGTTTGGATATCGAGTGGTGCAATTGAGGCGGACTTCGCATTTACACGCTACAACGAGGCACTTGGTGAGAGCATCCGGCAGTATGGAAGTGACGAATGCTACAGTACTATTTGGTCCGGGTTCCGTGTGGCACAAAACATGGCCAACGTCGGGCTAACGGACGTACTATCGCGCGAATTCCACCTATGTGAACCGCTCGACCCAGAAAACGAACTGGACACGCATGCGTTCCTGCTCGGATTGCGCGAAGACATCGAGTTTGAGATGTTGCACCTACGGAACATCAACTCAATCCGTGAGATGTGCGAGGAACTGGTTCAGGAGCGACCTAGCAGCTTGAACGCACTGATCGATTGGTTCGCACGCGAACATCAATACGAACAGTGTGTGCACATGAACTTCGACAGCTTCATGGAGCCGTACCTTGAGACGGACTTTAACACCGAGAATCTGCAGTCTGGCCACCGGCAACGACTCTTCTTGCAGTGCACCGTGGAGGGCTTGTTCCCGACAACCTCACAGTCGGAGGAGCAACCGTTTGGAAACCTCGTTGGGACGCAGTTCTTTGCGGAGGTGTGCCAGCGTGCGTTCGGTTCTTGGCTGACAGAGGACCTCATCGAGCGGCAGTTACGATCGACTAACGCACGATTCGGTGGACTTGAACCCGCTATTGAGAGGGCCCATTTCACTAATGGTGGTGTTGATCCGTACCGTGTTGGTAGCCCGCTTGAGGATCTGAACGTGAAGGCTCCTGCGACGGTTATCCCGGGTACGTTTGTGTCACCGGATCTTGACTCGATTGACTACGAGTACGACTCGCCGGAGCTGATCGCTGCTAAGGAGCGCACGCGGACGCTCATCGACACGTGGATTTTTGAGGACTTCGAGCCGATTGCCGTGTGa
- the LOC128722972 gene encoding katanin p60 ATPase-containing subunit A-like 2: MSFEQDRRSIYERRRNILYLMASYLSSMGLHQTRQALVDETHLTAEFEVCDNIDLDTIYQDFCSYFLLKFGKQPRIVKRTESVGLLPTVQRKLSGAKRKPIPPMKGDPVGKDPVASLATAGDELQALRITPGHMLASGNDHHEPLPMVPSANPKLLVRLQDHFTSEWKDLAEEVCRDLIRKDLRQRWASIKGLAGPIQVLKESVIAPLEHPELFVGLAQPWRCVLLHGAPGTGKTLLARTLCAETRESVTFFSTTASTLISKWRGESEKLIRVLYEVAKFYAPSIIFIDEFDSLASRRDTIREHEASKRFKNEFLSLIDGLESVAGETTPPTDGRDRVFLLASTNLPWELDPAFLRRFERKILVDLPTADGRQELIEHLLPVVASWPEHEIQQIVTLCDGWTGDEVRLACKEATMTLLRNKISAARPGSIGLDPDEVQFPVLRKAFEQLRPGCVELAQKHREWNQRYGTQLGG; this comes from the exons ATGTCATTTGAG CAAGATCGCCGCAGTATTTATGAACGCCGCCGGAACATCCTCTACCTGATGGCAAGCTATCTGTCCTCGATGGGTCTGCACCAGACGCGGCAGGCCCTCGTCGACGAGACGCATCTCACAGCCGAGTTCGAGGTGTGCGACAACATCGATCTCGACACAATCTATCAGGACTTTTGCAGCTACTTCCTGCTCAAGTTTGGCAAGCAGCCACGAATCGTCAAACGCACCGAATCCGTCGGATTGTTGCCAACCGTGCAACGAAAGCTGTCCGGAGCGAAGCGCAAACCAATCCCGCCCATGAAGGGTGATCCGGTCGGTAAGGATCCGGTAGCATCGTTGGCTACCGCTGGTGATGAGCTGCAAGCGCTACGGATCACACCCGGACATATGCTGGCGTCCGGAAACGATCACCACGAGCCGCTCCCAATGGTACCGTCAGCGAATCCGAAGCTTTTGGTGCGCTTGCAGGATCACTTCACCAGCGAATGGAAGGACCTTGCGGAAGAGGTCTGCCGGGATCTGATCCGCAAGGATCTACGGCAGCGCTGGGCAAGCATTAAAGGACTTGCTGGTCCGATCCAGGTGCTAAAGGAGAGTGTCATCGCACCGCTCGAACATCCGGAGCTGTTCGTTGGGTTGGCCCAACCTTGGCGATGTGTGTTACTGCATGGTGCTCCTGGCACGGGTAAAACTCTCCTGGCACGAACGCTCTGCGCTGAGACTCGTGAATCGGTAACCTTCTTCAGCACCACCGCCAGCACGCTGATATCGAAATGGCGTGGTGAGTCAGAGAAGCTGATCCGGGTCCTATACGAGGTGGCTAAATTCTACGCCCCATCAATCATCTTCATCGACGAGTTCGACAGTCTCGCATCCCGCCGGGACACGATCCGGGAGCATGAAGCGTCGAAGCGGTTTAAAAACGAGTTTCTTTCGCTTATCGACGGTCTGGAGAGTGTGGCCGGTGAAACGACACCTCCGACGGACGGTCGTGATCGGGTGTTTTTACTGGCCAGCACCAATCTACCATGGGAGCTGGATCCGGCTTTTCTGCGCCGGTTTGAACGCAAAATCCTCGTCGATCTGCCAACGGCCGATGGGCGGCAGGAATTGATCGAGCATCTACTACCGGTTGTGGCATCGTGGCCGGAACACGAGATCCAGCAGATCGTAACGTTGTGTGACGGTTGGACTGGAGATGAAGTACGACTGGCCTGTAAGGAAGCAACGATGACGCTGTTAAGGAACAAAATCAGTGCAGCACGGCCGGGATCAATCGGGCTCGATCCGGACGAAGTTCAGTTCCCTGTGCTCCGGAAAGCGTTCGAGCAGTTACGTCCGGGTTGTGTCGAATTGGCTCAAAAGCACCGCGAATGGAACCAACGTTACGGAACGCAGCTTGGTGGTTGA